In the genome of Candidatus Hydrogenedentota bacterium, the window AGGAACTCTCGAACAAGCAGATCGTGGCGGAGGTCTTCCCGCGCATCCCCTTCCGCGACGCGATGGAGAAGTACGGCAACGACAAGCCGGACATCCGCTTTGGCCTGGAGATGGTCGATTGCACGGACCTTTTCGGCGCCTGCGAGCTGAAGGTCTTTGCAAGCCAGGTGGAGACCGGCGGCGCGGTCAAGGTGATCAACGCGAAGGGCGCCGCGAGCCAGCCCCGGAAGTTCTTCGACGACGCGGAGAAGTACGCGAAGTCGCAGGGCGCCCGCGGGCTTGCGTGGATCGCGCTGCGCGACGGCGAAATGAAGGGGCCGATCGTCAAGTTCCTCAGCGAGACGGAGAAGGAAGCGCTCAAGGCGCGCATGGGCGCGGAGGAGGGCGACGCGCTCTTCTTCGGCGCGGGCAAGCGCCAGGAGACCAACGAGCTCCTGGGCAAGGTCCGCACGTGGCTCGGCGCGGAGCTCGGCCTGATCGACAAGAACGTCGTCTCCTTCTGCTGGATCGTGGACTTCCCCATGTTCGAGTGGAACGAGGAGCTCAAGAAGGTCGACTTCAGCCACAACCCCTTCTCGATGCCCCAGGGCGGCATGGAGGCGCTCGAAACGCGGGATCCGCTCGACGTCCTCGCCTTCCAGTACGACATCGTGTGCAACGGCATCGAGCTCAGCTCCGGCGCCATCCGTAACCACCGCCCGGACATCATGCTCAAGGCCTTCGAGATCGCCGGCTACAACGAGGACGTGGTGAAGAACGAGTTCCCCGCCCTCTGGAAGGCCTTCCACTACGGCGCCCCGCCCCACGGCGGCATCGCGCCCGGCCTCGACCGCATCGTCATGCTTCTGGCCGACGAGCCCAACATCCGCGAGGTCATCGCCTTCCCGCTCAACCAGAAGGCGCAGGACCTCCTCATGGCCGCGCCCAACCAGGTCAAGCCGATCCAGCTCGAAGAGCTCCACCTCCAGATCAAATACCCGCCGGAGCCGGAAAAGAAGGCGTAACGGCGGCGGAGATACAAGCGAATTGCGTCGCGGGCCCCCGGACCGGGGGCCCGCGATTCGTTTGACAGGGGCGGCCTCATCTCAGCCAGGAATGCGTGAGGCCCGCGAGTCTAAGGTCGCTACTGTTTCAGCGCCGCCACGACCTTGTCGCCGAATTCGCTGGTTTTCATGATGGTCAGCTTGCCTTCGGGGTCGCGGAGGTCGGCGGTGGTGATGCCGGCCCCGAAGACGCTGCGCATGGCGTCCCACACCATTCGGGCCTGGGTCTTGAGGCCGAAGCTCTTGTCCAGCATCAGCGCGACGGACCCGATCATGCTGTAGGGGTTGGCGATGCCCTGGCCGGCGATGTCGGGGGCGGAGCCGTGGGAGGGTTCGTAGTAGGCCTTGTCGGGGCCGACGCAGGCGGAGGGCATGAGGCCGAGGGAGCCGAGGATGCCGCCGCCGAGGTCGCTGAGGATGTCGCCGAACATGTTTTCCATGACCATGACGTCAAACTGGCGCGGGTTGATCACGAGGGCGGTGGCGGCGGCGTCGACGATGATCTGCTTGACCTCGACTTCGGGGTATTCGGGCGCGATCTCGCCGAGGATCTCGTTCCAGAGCACGCTCGACTTGAGCACGTTGCTCTTGTGGACGTTGTGGAGGACTTTCTTGCGGCCCATGGCCTCCTGGAAAGCGACGTGCATGATGGCGGCGATCTGGTCCTCGTCGTATTCAAGGTGTTCGTCGACGAAGCGCTTGCCCTCGGCGTTGACGCCGGTCTCCTTCTTGCCGAAGTAGAGGCCGCCGACGAGCTCGCGGATCATCATGAGGTCGATGCCCCCCGCGACGACATGGGGCTTCAGCGGGGAGAAGTGGGCGAGTTCCGGCGGGAGGTAGACGGGACGGAAATTGGCGAAGGTGTTGTAGCGGCGGCGGAGGGGGAGCAGGGCGCCGCGCTCGGGCTGCTCGTCCACGGGGATTTTCTTCGATTCCTCGAAGCTCAGGCCGATGGGCCCCTTGACGATGGCGTCGGCCTTGTCGCAGATGGCTTTTGTCTCGTCGGGGAAGGCGTGGCCGTGCTTGAAGTAGGCGGCGCCGCCGAAATCGGCGCGGAGGATATCGAACTTGACGTCGCTGATGCGCTCGACGGCTTCCAGGACCTTGACGGCCTCCACGGAGAGTTCCGGGCCGATACCGTCGCCTTCAAGCAATGCGATGGAGAAGGATTGTGACATGATGCTTCTTTCCTGTTACTACCTGGGTGAACGATGGCGCGGGCGGGCTCGGGGCGGGGGAGGTTACTCCCAGCGGGGCCGGAGGCCTTCCCAATAGCCGACGGGCTTGTCCTCGGCCTCGGGGGCATCCAGCTCGATGCCCAGGTTGTCCAGGAGGGCGCCTTCGGCGAGCTCCAGTTCGACCCGGGCCTTTTCGTACTCGATGTTGGAGATCAGTTCCTGCACCTGTGCGGCGGTCAAGTCCTGCTGGATCTGGAGGACCTGCCAGCTGGTGGTGACGCCGAGCTGGAGGCGTTTTTCCTCGGCCGCGACATTGGCGATCTGGAGGCGCGTGGCCTGCTTGTTGCTCTGCACGAGCATGGCGTTCGAGGCGAGTTTGCTCGTGGCGAGGTTTACATTGAGCATGACCTGCTGGCGCGCCTGCTCCAGGTTGACCTCGGCCTGGCGGCGGGTGAGGCGGGCGCGATTGAAGGAACCGCGGGCGGTGCGGTTGAAAATCGGAACCGAGGCCTGAAACCCGTAGGCGTAGGCGTAGTCCTGCCGGTCGCGGATGCCTTCGAGTGTCTCGCGCAGTTTGTGATCGCGCCCGCCGGAGGTGTAGCGGTAGATCAGGTCAAGCTGGGGCATCAGATCGCGCCGGGTGCGGTATTCCTCCAGCACGGCGCTGT includes:
- the aspS gene encoding aspartate--tRNA ligase; amino-acid sequence: MHPFRTHTCGALRKDHAGEQVRLSGWVHRKRDHGGVIFIDLRDHYGLTQVVVNPDSPGFADADRARNESVLTVTGEVVPRTAETVNPNMPTGEIEVVCRALEIESMAEILPFPVNQELDCPEEMRLEHRFLDLRREHMHQNILLRSQTTALVRKYMTEHGFTEFHTPILTSSSPEGARDYLVPSRHYPGHFYALPQAPQQFKQLLMVSGFDRYFQIAPCFRDEDSRADRSPGEFYQIDIEMSFITQDELFTQLEGLLCTLFKELSNKQIVAEVFPRIPFRDAMEKYGNDKPDIRFGLEMVDCTDLFGACELKVFASQVETGGAVKVINAKGAASQPRKFFDDAEKYAKSQGARGLAWIALRDGEMKGPIVKFLSETEKEALKARMGAEEGDALFFGAGKRQETNELLGKVRTWLGAELGLIDKNVVSFCWIVDFPMFEWNEELKKVDFSHNPFSMPQGGMEALETRDPLDVLAFQYDIVCNGIELSSGAIRNHRPDIMLKAFEIAGYNEDVVKNEFPALWKAFHYGAPPHGGIAPGLDRIVMLLADEPNIREVIAFPLNQKAQDLLMAAPNQVKPIQLEELHLQIKYPPEPEKKA
- a CDS encoding 3-isopropylmalate dehydrogenase; this encodes MSQSFSIALLEGDGIGPELSVEAVKVLEAVERISDVKFDILRADFGGAAYFKHGHAFPDETKAICDKADAIVKGPIGLSFEESKKIPVDEQPERGALLPLRRRYNTFANFRPVYLPPELAHFSPLKPHVVAGGIDLMMIRELVGGLYFGKKETGVNAEGKRFVDEHLEYDEDQIAAIMHVAFQEAMGRKKVLHNVHKSNVLKSSVLWNEILGEIAPEYPEVEVKQIIVDAAATALVINPRQFDVMVMENMFGDILSDLGGGILGSLGLMPSACVGPDKAYYEPSHGSAPDIAGQGIANPYSMIGSVALMLDKSFGLKTQARMVWDAMRSVFGAGITTADLRDPEGKLTIMKTSEFGDKVVAALKQ